Proteins from a single region of Candidatus Omnitrophota bacterium:
- a CDS encoding methionine synthase: protein MDNFRGLATGIGSLPHVKAEEALNLIFKYVPQIPFWPQLPKRSIREGMVAQFSEKLPCLKISSQGLAVDLSNRESELEKFYEHLIAEDLDYFRITQDYSHGLYAFLTKLQDVDLRQVRAVKCQVTGPFTFAAGLKDETGKAVLHDPVLFQAMLKGLLMKALWQINSLKKFNKEIIIFIDEPYLGCFGSAYTPINREEVVRVLSEFSRALKAENVFVGVHCCGNTDWSILTEIGSIDLISFDAYDFIDKFVIYAKDLNVFLRRGGMICWGIVPTQEQAGLETPESLSERLKSAIDVLVDKGIDRGLILNGLLISPSCGLGTLNTDDAEPILKLLLQTAAKVS from the coding sequence ATGGATAATTTTAGAGGATTAGCTACAGGTATCGGGAGTTTGCCGCATGTAAAGGCAGAAGAAGCACTTAATTTAATCTTTAAATACGTGCCCCAAATTCCATTTTGGCCACAACTGCCTAAAAGGTCAATAAGAGAAGGAATGGTTGCTCAATTCAGCGAGAAGCTGCCATGCTTAAAAATATCCAGCCAGGGCCTGGCAGTGGATTTAAGCAATAGAGAATCTGAATTAGAGAAGTTTTATGAGCATTTGATAGCTGAGGATTTAGATTATTTCCGTATAACCCAGGATTATTCTCATGGATTATACGCTTTTCTAACTAAGCTCCAAGATGTGGATTTACGGCAAGTAAGGGCTGTCAAATGCCAAGTAACCGGACCTTTTACTTTTGCTGCAGGTTTAAAGGATGAGACCGGTAAGGCTGTTTTGCACGACCCTGTTTTATTCCAGGCCATGCTGAAAGGGCTGTTAATGAAAGCGCTATGGCAGATAAACTCCTTAAAGAAATTCAATAAGGAAATAATCATATTTATCGATGAGCCTTATTTAGGATGCTTTGGCTCCGCTTATACACCGATAAACAGGGAAGAGGTGGTAAGGGTCCTTTCTGAATTTAGCAGAGCACTAAAAGCCGAGAATGTTTTTGTGGGCGTGCATTGCTGCGGCAATACAGATTGGTCTATTCTGACCGAGATCGGATCTATCGACTTGATCAGTTTCGATGCTTATGATTTTATTGATAAGTTTGTGATTTATGCCAAAGATTTAAACGTATTCTTAAGGCGCGGGGGTATGATTTGTTGGGGCATAGTACCTACTCAAGAACAAGCTGGCCTAGAAACTCCGGAATCTTTAAGTGAAAGATTAAAATCTGCTATTGATGTTTTAGTTGATAAAGGCATAGACAGAGGTTTAATCCTTAACGGCTTATTGATCAGCCCCAGTTGCGGCTTAGGCACGCTTAATACAGATGACGCAGAGCCTATCCTTAAACTGCTTTTGCAAACAGCTGCCAAAGTTTCATAG
- a CDS encoding pyruvate ferredoxin oxidoreductase produces the protein MKEIRIHARAGQGAITTASLLGYVYFLKGLYPYAFPHFGAARMGAPMNAFVRIDTKPVRLRSQIYEPDFVIVVDATLMRGFNCFSGLKSKGVAIINEGEELPKLGVAQKVYSVPANEIALKTIGRPLGNTALLGAFSAATGEFELDYLLDAIKKRFPGKIAEKNLEAARQGYDYIKSVK, from the coding sequence ATGAAAGAGATAAGAATCCATGCCCGCGCAGGCCAGGGCGCGATTACAACAGCGTCTTTGTTAGGGTATGTATATTTTTTAAAAGGGCTTTATCCTTATGCATTCCCGCATTTTGGAGCAGCAAGGATGGGGGCTCCGATGAATGCGTTTGTACGGATTGATACCAAGCCTGTAAGGCTGAGAAGCCAGATATATGAACCGGATTTCGTAATTGTTGTCGATGCTACCCTTATGCGGGGCTTTAATTGTTTTTCCGGCCTTAAAAGCAAGGGTGTTGCGATCATAAACGAAGGAGAAGAACTGCCTAAGTTGGGTGTCGCCCAGAAAGTATACAGCGTCCCGGCAAATGAGATCGCCTTAAAAACAATAGGACGGCCTTTGGGCAATACCGCTCTTTTAGGTGCTTTTTCAGCTGCGACAGGGGAGTTTGAGCTTGATTACCTGCTTGATGCAATTAAGAAGCGTTTCCCCGGCAAGATAGCAGAAAAGAATTTAGAAGCTGCACGTCAGGGTTATGATTATATTAAAAGCGTAAAATAA
- a CDS encoding pyruvate synthase — protein MFGPLTVKPGASKKNKTGSWRTESKPKFLQKNCIACKMCVLICPEACITGSEKNTYICDYAYCKGCGNCVAICPKQDIIMVKEDTSQEKK, from the coding sequence ATGTTCGGCCCTTTAACTGTAAAACCTGGAGCAAGCAAGAAAAACAAGACTGGTTCCTGGAGGACAGAATCAAAGCCTAAGTTCCTGCAGAAAAACTGTATTGCCTGCAAGATGTGCGTATTGATATGCCCTGAGGCCTGCATTACCGGCTCAGAGAAGAATACATATATCTGCGATTATGCTTATTGCAAGGGTTGCGGTAATTGCGTGGCGATTTGCCCTAAGCAGGACATTATTATGGTCAAAGAAGATACATCTCAGGAGAAAAAATAA
- the porA gene encoding pyruvate ferredoxin oxidoreductase produces MKEFVEGSHAVAEIVKLCKPAVISAYPITPQTHIVEDLAQMVADGELNSQFVNVESEHSAASVVLGAVATGVRAYTATSSQGLFYMAEVVFNIAGLRLPVIMTCANRAISAPINIWNDQQDSVSLRDSGWIQVYAENIQEAVDLHLIAYKLAEDKSIMLPVMVCMDGFILTHGIETVDIPGQKEVDAFLPPYKALYKLDPEKPITLGPLVDPDSYMETRYAVEQTQKKALSMIPGIAADFNKTFGRNYNGLIEEYHTKDAERVIVAMGSVCGTVKDVVDELRSKGKKVGLLKITTYRPFPCDAIYAALKNIPKVAVLDRALSLGSFSPLLTEIRAIFTSKKKKPQVISGFNIGLGGRDITTHSIKEVFRLLTNKELTSEYIDLKPELLKENYDISDSAGGLSERRKEPSCE; encoded by the coding sequence ATGAAAGAATTTGTTGAAGGTTCGCATGCAGTAGCAGAAATAGTAAAGTTATGTAAGCCGGCAGTTATATCAGCTTATCCGATCACGCCCCAGACGCATATTGTTGAGGATCTTGCACAGATGGTCGCTGACGGAGAATTAAATTCCCAATTTGTCAATGTTGAATCCGAACATTCTGCTGCTTCTGTTGTATTGGGTGCGGTTGCAACCGGGGTAAGGGCCTATACCGCTACCAGTTCTCAGGGGCTTTTTTACATGGCAGAGGTAGTGTTTAACATAGCAGGATTGCGTCTTCCGGTGATTATGACTTGCGCAAACAGGGCAATATCTGCGCCTATAAATATCTGGAATGATCAGCAGGATTCAGTCTCTCTAAGGGACAGCGGCTGGATCCAGGTATACGCGGAAAATATCCAGGAAGCAGTTGATCTGCACCTTATAGCTTATAAGTTAGCCGAGGATAAATCTATTATGCTGCCGGTTATGGTTTGTATGGATGGTTTTATCCTTACGCATGGTATCGAAACAGTAGATATCCCCGGGCAAAAAGAAGTTGATGCTTTCTTGCCGCCTTATAAAGCGTTATATAAGCTTGATCCGGAGAAGCCCATAACTTTAGGCCCGTTAGTTGACCCCGATTCCTATATGGAGACCCGGTATGCAGTTGAACAGACCCAGAAAAAAGCTTTATCAATGATTCCGGGTATAGCCGCAGATTTTAACAAAACATTTGGCCGTAATTATAACGGCTTAATAGAAGAATACCACACTAAAGATGCAGAGCGTGTTATTGTTGCCATGGGTTCGGTATGCGGGACAGTCAAGGATGTTGTTGATGAGCTGAGGAGTAAGGGCAAAAAGGTAGGATTGCTGAAAATAACAACTTATAGGCCATTTCCATGCGATGCTATTTATGCTGCCCTCAAAAATATCCCCAAAGTCGCGGTATTAGACAGGGCATTATCGCTTGGCTCATTTTCTCCGCTTTTAACGGAGATAAGAGCGATATTCACTTCAAAGAAAAAGAAGCCCCAGGTTATAAGCGGCTTTAATATCGGCTTAGGCGGCAGGGATATTACTACGCATTCCATAAAAGAAGTTTTCAGGCTTCTAACAAATAAAGAGCTTACATCAGAATATATTGATTTGAAACCAGAGCTATTGAAGGAGAATTATGATATCTCCGACTCCGCTGGCGGTCTAAGCGAGCGGCGAAAGGAGCCAAGCTGTGAGTAA
- a CDS encoding pyruvate ferredoxin oxidoreductase — protein sequence MAARLVIDAAGPNTIISNNTGCLEVFSTKYPESAWEVPWIHSLFENSSAVASGIEAALKYLGTKDKINVIAQGGDGGTADIGLQALSGMFERGHDILYVCYDNEAYMNTGVQRSGLTPFETNTTTSPAGSQSFGNIRPKKPMPEIALAHGIPYVATSSVVFPQDIQRKVKKAFSIKGPKYIQIHVPCPLGWRHDSSLTYEIAKLAVETGLYPIIEYENGVLAQRKIKPKPVEEYLKKQGRFKHLLNNPELIKKIQDIADNNILKYKLSLENQSSV from the coding sequence ATGGCAGCGCGTCTGGTAATAGATGCTGCTGGTCCGAATACGATTATTTCAAATAATACAGGCTGTCTGGAGGTTTTCTCAACAAAATATCCGGAATCTGCCTGGGAGGTCCCCTGGATACATTCTTTGTTTGAAAACTCTTCTGCAGTAGCTTCCGGTATAGAAGCGGCGCTGAAATATTTAGGGACAAAAGATAAAATAAACGTAATTGCCCAGGGTGGTGATGGCGGTACGGCTGATATCGGTCTACAAGCTTTATCAGGGATGTTTGAACGCGGCCATGATATTCTATATGTTTGTTATGATAATGAAGCATATATGAATACGGGAGTTCAGAGAAGCGGCCTTACCCCTTTTGAAACCAACACTACTACCAGTCCTGCAGGCTCTCAATCTTTCGGTAATATAAGACCGAAAAAACCCATGCCGGAAATAGCTTTGGCGCATGGCATACCTTATGTAGCCACCTCTTCAGTAGTATTTCCTCAGGATATACAGCGTAAAGTGAAAAAGGCATTCTCTATAAAAGGGCCAAAGTATATACAAATACATGTCCCTTGCCCGTTAGGATGGAGACACGATTCTAGCCTCACTTATGAGATAGCGAAATTAGCAGTTGAAACAGGGCTTTATCCTATAATAGAATACGAAAACGGGGTGCTGGCCCAGCGCAAAATCAAGCCAAAGCCAGTTGAGGAATATCTAAAGAAACAGGGTAGGTTTAAGCACCTATTAAACAACCCGGAACTTATTAAAAAAATCCAGGATATTGCAGACAATAATATCCTTAAATATAAACTTAGTTTGGAGAATCAAAGCAGCGTTTAA
- a CDS encoding ferredoxin gives MAKVTVDASTCVGCGICEQACPDVFEVQGDGVAHVKTQVCATCNLEEIALQCPVNAIKVSN, from the coding sequence ATGGCAAAAGTTACAGTGGATGCTTCAACTTGCGTAGGTTGCGGAATTTGCGAACAAGCTTGTCCTGATGTGTTTGAAGTCCAGGGCGATGGGGTAGCTCATGTAAAAACCCAAGTATGTGCAACCTGCAATTTAGAAGAAATTGCTTTGCAGTGCCCGGTAAACGCTATAAAGGTAAGCAATTAA
- a CDS encoding ATP phosphoribosyltransferase: MATKQEQVLKLGLPKGSLQESTFRMFKKAGFNINLSSERSYFPSIDDPQINVVLLRAQEMSRYIQDGALDCGITGNDWVMENDSDVVTITGLMYAKQSLNKVKWVVAVPIEAGITSIKQLNGKRIATELVNVTKKYFKKNKIDVDVEFSWGATEVKVTAGLVDAIVELTETGRSLKANKLIPIDTVCESTTQFIANKDSYKDNWKRSKMEQIELLLKGAIAAEEKVGIKMNVKKAQLDKVIALLPALKKPTISNLSEDGWYAIDTVIDERVVRVLIPQLRKAGAEGIIEYPLNKVIY, encoded by the coding sequence ATGGCGACAAAACAGGAGCAGGTGTTAAAATTAGGCTTGCCTAAGGGCAGCCTTCAGGAATCGACTTTCAGGATGTTCAAGAAGGCCGGATTTAATATCAATTTATCTTCGGAGAGGTCATATTTTCCTTCCATTGACGATCCTCAGATAAATGTAGTCCTGCTTAGAGCCCAAGAGATGTCCCGCTATATACAGGACGGCGCCTTGGATTGCGGAATAACGGGAAATGATTGGGTCATGGAGAATGATTCCGATGTAGTTACTATAACCGGGCTTATGTATGCTAAACAGAGCCTTAATAAGGTAAAATGGGTAGTAGCCGTCCCTATAGAGGCCGGGATAACATCCATAAAACAACTTAACGGCAAGCGTATAGCTACAGAGCTGGTCAATGTAACAAAAAAATATTTTAAGAAGAATAAGATAGATGTAGATGTGGAATTCAGCTGGGGAGCTACTGAAGTAAAAGTTACCGCAGGTTTAGTCGATGCAATAGTAGAATTGACGGAAACAGGCAGGAGCTTAAAGGCGAATAAACTCATTCCGATCGATACAGTGTGCGAATCTACTACGCAGTTTATCGCAAATAAAGATTCTTATAAGGATAACTGGAAAAGAAGCAAGATGGAACAGATTGAGCTGCTGTTAAAAGGGGCTATAGCAGCCGAAGAGAAGGTCGGTATCAAGATGAACGTTAAAAAAGCTCAGCTTGATAAAGTAATTGCTTTGTTGCCGGCACTTAAAAAACCTACTATCTCTAATCTTTCTGAAGATGGCTGGTATGCTATCGACACGGTAATTGACGAGAGGGTAGTCCGGGTATTGATACCTCAGTTGAGGAAGGCAGGGGCTGAGGGGATTATAGAGTATCCGTTGAATAAGGTGATATATTAA
- a CDS encoding tetratricopeptide repeat protein produces the protein MTSKLRRYASGIFFCLLAASIILNKAYALDKKTSYALSHYIMAGVYEGLDEIDKAISEYNKSLKADRQNCIVYLRMAVSYIKQDKNGLAVEKLNEAISCDPDGVEPHVILALLYAADDKMDSATSEYEIALKNASKLDPKNIDIYKNLGLIYFRQNKLDAAENTFKLIISIDDKDIDTHFYLANVYDRQSKYKLAEQELKKTLELNPDYPEALNHLGYLYAQESRNLDQAEIMIKKALEFSPDNGAFVDSLGWVYFKKGNYQKALEELEKASRLLEDPVIYEHLSEVYLKTGDKAKAKQILEKAISIFPGNKIIEEKLNEIKS, from the coding sequence ATGACATCTAAGCTTAGAAGATATGCTAGCGGAATATTTTTTTGCCTTCTGGCCGCATCCATAATTCTAAATAAAGCGTATGCTTTGGATAAAAAAACTTCATATGCGCTAAGCCATTATATTATGGCCGGCGTTTATGAAGGCTTAGATGAGATTGATAAGGCCATAAGCGAATATAATAAATCACTTAAGGCAGACCGTCAGAATTGCATAGTTTATTTGAGAATGGCGGTAAGCTATATAAAGCAGGATAAAAACGGGTTAGCCGTTGAAAAACTGAATGAAGCGATAAGCTGCGACCCTGACGGCGTTGAGCCGCATGTAATATTAGCGCTTCTTTATGCAGCAGATGATAAGATGGATTCTGCAACCAGCGAATATGAAATAGCGCTTAAAAATGCTTCTAAACTAGACCCTAAGAATATAGATATCTATAAGAATTTAGGGCTTATTTATTTCAGGCAGAATAAGCTCGATGCGGCGGAGAATACGTTCAAACTTATCATAAGCATTGATGATAAGGATATAGATACACATTTTTATCTGGCTAATGTTTATGACAGGCAGTCGAAATATAAACTTGCTGAACAGGAGCTGAAAAAGACTCTTGAGCTTAACCCTGATTACCCGGAAGCCCTTAATCATCTGGGATATTTATACGCCCAGGAATCAAGGAATCTTGATCAGGCTGAAATAATGATTAAGAAAGCGCTAGAATTTTCTCCGGATAACGGCGCATTCGTCGATAGCTTAGGGTGGGTTTATTTTAAAAAAGGTAACTACCAGAAGGCGCTGGAAGAACTTGAAAAGGCATCACGTTTATTGGAAGACCCGGTAATATATGAGCACCTTAGCGAAGTTTACCTTAAAACCGGAGATAAGGCAAAAGCAAAACAAATTTTAGAAAAAGCTATAAGTATATTTCCCGGTAACAAAATCATCGAAGAAAAACTTAATGAGATAAAATCTTGA
- a CDS encoding transketolase, with the protein MEATKDTAILEKKAKKIRSLIIQMLDKAGSGHPGGSLSATDMITALFFSVMRHDPANPHSLNRDRFHISKGHCCPLLYAVLAECGYFSKDELWKLRKLGCLLQGHPDRRTPGIDVASGSLGQGLSVGLGMSLALKMDKKDYRVYVLMGDGEIQEGNIWEAAMAAAHYKCDNLCGILDYNGYQIDGKTKDVMNLEPISDKWRAFGWHTVLIDGHNMKEIVAAYREAESMKGKPTIIIGKTIKGKGVSFMENVVDFHGRAPTKEETDRALKEIGE; encoded by the coding sequence ATGGAAGCTACCAAAGATACGGCCATCCTTGAGAAAAAAGCAAAAAAGATCCGCTCCCTGATTATTCAGATGTTGGATAAAGCCGGTTCCGGGCACCCCGGAGGAAGCCTTTCGGCTACAGATATGATAACTGCCTTGTTTTTTTCCGTAATGCGCCATGATCCGGCTAACCCCCATTCTTTAAATAGAGACAGATTCCACATATCAAAGGGGCATTGCTGCCCTTTATTGTATGCGGTTCTTGCGGAATGCGGGTATTTTTCAAAAGATGAGCTTTGGAAATTAAGGAAACTTGGCTGTCTTCTCCAGGGCCATCCTGATAGAAGGACTCCCGGTATCGATGTCGCTTCGGGTTCACTTGGGCAGGGTTTATCAGTAGGTTTAGGCATGAGCCTGGCTTTAAAAATGGATAAGAAAGACTACAGGGTTTACGTCTTAATGGGGGATGGAGAAATACAGGAAGGCAATATCTGGGAAGCAGCGATGGCTGCTGCACATTATAAATGTGATAATTTATGCGGCATACTGGATTATAACGGCTACCAAATTGACGGCAAAACCAAAGATGTAATGAATCTTGAGCCGATCAGCGATAAATGGAGAGCCTTTGGCTGGCATACAGTATTGATTGACGGCCACAATATGAAAGAGATAGTTGCAGCTTATAGGGAGGCAGAATCCATGAAAGGTAAACCCACGATAATAATCGGCAAGACTATAAAAGGAAAGGGTGTGTCTTTTATGGAAAACGTTGTAGATTTCCATGGAAGGGCTCCGACCAAGGAAGAGACCGATAGGGCCCTTAAAGAAATCGGAGAGTAA
- a CDS encoding transketolase family protein, translated as MAEMLYQRDVYGKALVELGKINRDIVVFDADLSGSTRTSLFAKEFPERFFNFGVAEQNMMATSAGMSSCGKTVFVSTFAMFATGRAWDQVRNSVVYNNFDIKIVATHAGVTVGPDGASHQALEDLAIMRVLPNMNVVVPCDGPQTREAVMAAANTRGPFYIRLGRSKFLTIENKGEFKLGKAQVLKDGKDVTIIACGIMVEAALEAADNLGKKGISSRVINMHTIKPIDKDVIIEAAKNTSGIVVCEEHTVIGGLASSVDEIVSENCPAKVLRIGVKNRFGQSGEPSELLKEYNLTAEDIEKSALSIVS; from the coding sequence ATGGCAGAGATGTTATATCAAAGAGATGTTTATGGAAAAGCCTTGGTAGAACTGGGTAAAATCAACAGGGATATAGTTGTTTTTGATGCCGATCTCTCAGGGTCTACCAGAACAAGTTTATTCGCCAAAGAATTCCCGGAAAGGTTTTTTAATTTTGGGGTAGCCGAGCAGAATATGATGGCTACTTCAGCAGGAATGAGCAGTTGCGGTAAGACAGTGTTTGTTTCCACATTTGCGATGTTTGCGACTGGCAGGGCCTGGGACCAGGTAAGAAACAGTGTTGTATATAATAATTTTGATATAAAGATAGTCGCTACCCATGCCGGTGTCACAGTCGGGCCTGACGGAGCTAGCCATCAGGCTTTGGAAGATTTAGCTATTATGAGAGTATTGCCTAATATGAACGTAGTGGTTCCCTGCGATGGGCCGCAGACAAGAGAAGCTGTTATGGCCGCAGCAAATACGCGCGGGCCTTTTTATATACGCCTGGGAAGGTCTAAATTCCTGACGATAGAAAATAAAGGAGAGTTTAAATTGGGCAAAGCCCAGGTGCTTAAAGATGGTAAGGATGTAACGATAATTGCATGCGGCATAATGGTTGAAGCAGCTTTAGAAGCCGCTGATAACCTTGGAAAAAAAGGCATTAGTTCTAGAGTGATTAATATGCATACGATTAAACCCATAGATAAAGACGTTATTATTGAAGCCGCAAAAAATACTTCCGGGATAGTGGTTTGTGAGGAGCATACTGTAATCGGAGGTTTGGCTTCGAGCGTAGACGAAATAGTCTCTGAGAATTGTCCGGCTAAAGTTTTACGGATAGGCGTTAAGAACAGGTTCGGCCAGTCAGGAGAACCTTCCGAGCTGCTTAAAGAATATAACCTCACAGCCGAAGACATAGAAAAATCAGCCTTAAGCATAGTTTCTTAA
- the ispE gene encoding 4-(cytidine 5'-diphospho)-2-C-methyl-D-erythritol kinase yields MQMRLDSCSKLNLYLKVLHRNKDGYHDIDTIFERISLSDKIIFTLRKDSNIKIVTSSDNIPSDHTNLAYRAAKLLQEKYRIKNGVNIKIIKRIPVGAGLGGGSGNAATVLIALNKLWKLGLSKAKLSRIAECLGSDVPFFIHNTPFAQGLGRGEDIKPIKSLKNIRIWHVLVVPRINVATALVYKKWDEFFLPSASDAKSKSPGKIKKVKLTTHDSDVKILTLAIKGKIWNKLRKYSFNDLENVTFRLYPVVGKIKEELYKLKQEFVLMSGSGPTVFAITPSKKEAMVLYRQLKGKNKPWDVFLAQTV; encoded by the coding sequence ATGCAGATGCGTCTTGACTCTTGCTCTAAGCTCAACCTTTACCTAAAAGTCCTCCATAGAAATAAAGATGGCTACCATGATATAGATACTATTTTTGAACGTATCAGCCTTTCCGATAAGATTATATTCACCCTCAGGAAAGACAGTAATATAAAAATCGTTACTTCTTCAGACAATATACCCTCTGACCATACTAATTTAGCCTACCGGGCAGCAAAATTACTCCAGGAAAAATACCGCATTAAAAACGGCGTAAATATAAAAATTATAAAGCGCATCCCTGTAGGCGCGGGTTTAGGCGGCGGCTCAGGTAATGCAGCAACTGTTTTAATTGCCCTGAATAAATTATGGAAATTGGGCTTATCTAAGGCAAAATTATCCAGAATTGCAGAATGTTTAGGCAGCGATGTACCATTTTTTATACATAATACCCCTTTTGCGCAAGGCTTAGGCAGGGGGGAGGATATTAAGCCGATAAAATCATTGAAAAATATTAGAATTTGGCATGTTTTAGTTGTACCAAGGATAAATGTAGCTACGGCATTGGTTTATAAAAAATGGGATGAGTTTTTTTTACCAAGTGCTTCTGATGCAAAGAGTAAAAGTCCTGGAAAAATTAAAAAGGTTAAGTTGACAACACATGATTCTGATGTTAAAATACTGACCTTAGCCATAAAGGGTAAGATTTGGAATAAGTTGCGTAAATATTCCTTCAATGACCTTGAAAACGTTACTTTCAGGCTGTATCCTGTTGTCGGTAAGATCAAGGAAGAACTTTATAAGCTTAAGCAGGAATTTGTTTTGATGTCCGGAAGCGGGCCGACAGTATTTGCCATTACTCCCTCAAAGAAGGAAGCCATGGTTTTATATAGACAGCTTAAAGGTAAGAATAAACCCTGGGATGTTTTTTTAGCTCAGACGGTATAG
- a CDS encoding bifunctional N-acetylglucosamine-1-phosphate uridyltransferase/glucosamine-1-phosphate acetyltransferase, giving the protein MRNKFACIILAAGKGVRMKSSTPKVLHPICGRPMLQYVLDLSKSLKATDTVVVLGHQHELVEKSLPRGLKFVVQKRLVGTADAVKTALAKLKGFRGDILILYADIPLLQKSTLLKLIKYHADNNLDAAILTAQMAKPEGYGRISRDEYGAICNIVEEKDADDFDKAIKEINTGIICFNKKKLEFALAKIRPNNAKREYYLTDAIKILYDNGCLVDSLKIEDAQEASGVNSKLDLSKANSVIQRRINEGLMKAGVNIVDPATTFISYGVRIGRDTVIYPFTVIERDVKIGGHCSIGPFIHLREGTRVANGVILGNFLESVRSKISEGTLIKHFSYIGDTRIGKRANIGAGSVTANFDGKNKHATIIGDNAFVGSDSVLVAPVKIGKNSIVGAGSVLLKNRNVKNGQIVAGVPAKPLKNKR; this is encoded by the coding sequence ATGAGAAACAAATTTGCATGCATTATTTTGGCAGCGGGTAAGGGCGTAAGGATGAAATCCTCTACGCCTAAGGTCCTGCACCCCATATGCGGAAGGCCTATGCTGCAATATGTCCTGGATTTATCAAAATCACTAAAGGCAACCGATACGGTTGTAGTTCTGGGCCATCAACATGAACTGGTAGAGAAATCGCTGCCTCGAGGGTTGAAATTTGTAGTCCAGAAAAGATTAGTCGGTACTGCAGATGCCGTTAAGACAGCTTTGGCCAAATTGAAGGGATTTAGAGGAGATATACTTATTCTATATGCTGACATACCTCTTTTACAAAAAAGTACACTGCTTAAATTAATAAAATACCATGCAGATAATAATCTTGATGCGGCAATACTTACCGCCCAGATGGCCAAGCCGGAAGGTTATGGAAGGATTAGCAGGGATGAATATGGGGCGATATGCAATATTGTAGAAGAAAAAGATGCCGATGATTTTGATAAGGCAATAAAAGAGATAAATACGGGGATCATTTGTTTTAACAAGAAGAAATTGGAATTTGCTTTGGCAAAAATAAGGCCGAATAATGCCAAGAGGGAATATTACCTGACCGATGCCATAAAGATCCTTTATGATAATGGCTGTCTGGTTGATAGCTTAAAGATTGAGGATGCCCAAGAGGCAAGCGGAGTAAACTCCAAGCTTGATTTATCTAAGGCCAATAGCGTTATTCAGCGGAGAATTAATGAAGGGCTTATGAAGGCAGGAGTTAATATTGTTGACCCTGCTACTACCTTTATCAGCTACGGAGTAAGAATCGGGCGGGATACGGTCATTTATCCCTTTACAGTTATTGAAAGAGATGTTAAAATTGGTGGTCATTGCTCAATAGGGCCTTTTATACATTTGCGTGAAGGCACCAGGGTAGCAAACGGGGTAATCTTGGGCAATTTCTTAGAGAGCGTCCGCTCAAAGATCTCAGAAGGAACTTTAATTAAACATTTTAGCTATATCGGGGATACGCGAATTGGCAAACGTGCCAATATCGGCGCAGGAAGTGTCACCGCTAATTTCGACGGTAAAAATAAGCATGCAACCATTATAGGAGATAATGCATTTGTTGGTTCTGACTCGGTATTGGTTGCTCCGGTTAAAATCGGGAAAAATAGTATAGTTGGAGCAGGCTCAGTGCTTCTTAAAAACAGGAATGTAAAAAACGGCCAGATAGTTGCAGGCGTCCCGGCCAAACCATTAAAAAACAAGAGGTAA